One Methanohalophilus mahii DSM 5219 genomic window carries:
- a CDS encoding hydantoinase/oxoprolinase N-terminal domain-containing protein, with amino-acid sequence MKYSLGIDAGGTYTDAVILRDSDGKIIDHGKARTTYPDLLDGIQEVLDGLDQSYMEKVSLVSVSTTLATNTILEGTGYPVALIMIGEEVPNDSSIKYSISVQGGHSSGGNEKNSLDMDSIKEFVGKVQDKVSAFAVSSYFSVRNPEHELKAREVIDEMTGLPVICGHELSQSLGAYERGVTAYLNAQLLPISTRFMETVASEIGRRGIDAKLMMLKCDGSIVGMKEALKHPIESIFTGPAASLVGASYLAKSKDCLVIDVGGTSTDVAMVIDNLPEITDEGATVGGWPTKVEAIRMETSAMGGDSHVWVKNHNVFIGPRRVIPLCVAASKYPEIVTKLKKGQSILKSQLGENIQPTKFFIRTKQEPIELTDREEDLLSRIKDEPLTVSEIYWDSKALPSPMVMASLIQKRLVQAIGFTPTDALHVLGEYDEWDIEASRVGAEILGYFADLDADEIAGKVKDEVAKNMAQNLLSYVFHDLEDSQINKVVRGNHYGGFHVDVPVVLLGGPVQAYVNDIQRLVDAEIILPEYAEVGNAVGALAGKGIKRIEVLIRPNFGESKYNLRPSSVSMFYPGGNETFKSHEEAVEAAREIGHRLIMDYMHEAELDEGEITIDVDRKDVQVHGVGVPMETRFTFLGVGDIKMGKKDIRR; translated from the coding sequence ATGAAATACAGTCTTGGTATAGATGCCGGTGGAACATATACAGATGCCGTAATCCTGCGGGATTCGGATGGGAAGATTATTGATCATGGAAAGGCCCGCACGACCTATCCGGATTTACTGGATGGAATTCAGGAAGTGCTTGACGGTCTGGACCAGTCATACATGGAAAAAGTATCTCTGGTATCGGTCTCTACTACTCTTGCGACCAATACTATTCTGGAAGGCACAGGTTATCCGGTAGCCCTTATCATGATAGGGGAAGAGGTTCCAAACGACTCATCAATCAAGTATTCAATATCAGTACAGGGGGGGCATTCTTCCGGAGGGAACGAAAAAAATTCCCTTGACATGGATTCTATAAAAGAATTTGTAGGAAAAGTTCAGGATAAGGTATCAGCATTTGCGGTTTCTTCATATTTTAGTGTAAGAAACCCGGAACATGAATTGAAGGCAAGGGAAGTTATAGATGAAATGACCGGTTTGCCTGTAATCTGTGGTCATGAACTTTCCCAGTCCCTGGGAGCATATGAAAGAGGTGTTACAGCCTATCTAAACGCCCAGCTTTTGCCCATATCTACCCGGTTTATGGAAACAGTTGCATCTGAGATAGGTCGAAGGGGAATCGATGCAAAACTCATGATGCTCAAATGCGACGGTTCCATAGTGGGTATGAAAGAAGCTCTCAAACACCCGATAGAATCAATATTTACCGGTCCTGCAGCAAGCCTTGTTGGGGCTTCATATCTTGCCAAAAGCAAAGATTGTCTGGTCATTGATGTCGGAGGTACAAGTACAGACGTTGCTATGGTTATTGATAATCTCCCTGAAATAACAGATGAAGGGGCAACTGTTGGTGGTTGGCCAACCAAGGTAGAAGCCATCAGAATGGAAACCTCTGCAATGGGTGGGGACAGTCATGTGTGGGTCAAGAATCATAATGTTTTCATAGGTCCACGTCGGGTCATTCCTCTCTGTGTGGCTGCCAGTAAATATCCGGAAATCGTTACAAAACTCAAGAAAGGGCAGAGTATCCTGAAAAGCCAGCTGGGGGAAAATATCCAGCCCACTAAATTCTTTATCAGGACCAAACAGGAACCCATTGAACTTACAGATCGTGAAGAAGATCTTCTTTCTCGAATAAAGGATGAACCCCTGACAGTGAGTGAAATCTACTGGGACAGCAAGGCACTGCCATCGCCTATGGTCATGGCAAGCCTGATCCAGAAACGTCTGGTACAGGCTATAGGTTTTACTCCAACGGACGCCCTTCATGTTCTTGGGGAATATGATGAGTGGGACATTGAAGCATCAAGAGTAGGTGCAGAAATACTTGGATATTTTGCAGACCTGGATGCCGATGAAATCGCCGGTAAAGTTAAGGATGAAGTTGCAAAGAACATGGCACAGAACCTTCTTTCCTATGTCTTCCATGATCTCGAGGATTCACAGATCAATAAAGTTGTCCGTGGCAATCATTATGGCGGATTTCATGTGGATGTTCCCGTGGTGCTGCTTGGAGGTCCCGTACAGGCCTATGTAAATGATATACAAAGGTTAGTAGATGCAGAAATAATCCTGCCTGAATATGCCGAGGTGGGCAATGCTGTAGGGGCGCTTGCAGGTAAGGGAATAAAGCGTATCGAAGTTCTGATTCGTCCGAATTTTGGCGAATCCAAATATAATCTGCGTCCTTCTTCAGTATCAATGTTCTATCCCGGCGGAAATGAAACTTTCAAGTCCCATGAAGAGGCTGTGGAGGCTGCCAGAGAGATCGGTCATAGACTGATAATGGATTATATGCATGAAGCCGAA
- a CDS encoding HemK2/MTQ2 family protein methyltransferase, with protein MAPISYRNAFVSIENDVYEPAEDSFLLADVAIDRISDGMKVLEMGVGSGFVSAVVAANKNVEPTGCDINPDALECAYKNGIQVFRSNLFGGLTKKAYFDVILFNPPYLPTSEEEKLEGWLNYAFDGGVEGRDIIATFFAEVSDYLKPGGSVLLFISSLTGRREVFDIMEREGFSAYVVAETRSFFEKLMVIECKHNC; from the coding sequence ATGGCTCCCATTTCATATCGCAATGCTTTTGTTAGCATTGAAAATGATGTGTATGAACCTGCGGAAGATTCTTTCCTGCTTGCAGATGTTGCAATAGACCGCATAAGTGATGGCATGAAAGTGCTGGAAATGGGCGTGGGAAGCGGCTTTGTTTCTGCAGTGGTTGCCGCTAATAAGAACGTAGAACCTACAGGTTGTGACATAAATCCTGATGCTCTTGAATGCGCATATAAAAACGGTATTCAGGTTTTCCGCAGTAACCTTTTTGGCGGACTCACAAAAAAAGCATATTTTGATGTCATACTGTTTAACCCCCCCTATCTCCCGACTTCCGAAGAAGAAAAGTTAGAGGGGTGGCTCAATTATGCTTTTGATGGAGGAGTTGAGGGAAGGGATATTATAGCAACCTTTTTTGCTGAAGTATCCGACTATCTCAAACCCGGTGGGAGTGTTCTGCTATTCATTTCTTCCCTTACAGGTAGGAGGGAAGTATTTGATATCATGGAGCGAGAGGGTTTCAGTGCCTATGTGGTAGCTGAGACACGTTCGTTTTTTGAAAAATTGATGGTTATTGAATGTAAACACAACTGCTGA